The following proteins come from a genomic window of Azoarcus sp. PA01:
- the mobA gene encoding molybdenum cofactor guanylyltransferase has translation MSAARDKITGVVLAGGQGRRMGGVDKGLVALRGRPMVDWVLERLRPQVDELIINANQNAERYAAFGHPVFADDIGGFVGPLAGLHAGLARAQHPLVATAPCDSPFLSADLVARLHAGLTDAGAELAVVRTFDQPHPVFCLCRRDLLPHLESYLAGGGRKVDAWYATLKVVEVRFDDDEDAFRNINTRSELHSFDR, from the coding sequence ATGAGCGCGGCGCGCGACAAAATCACCGGCGTCGTGCTCGCCGGCGGCCAGGGCCGGCGCATGGGCGGCGTCGACAAGGGGCTCGTCGCGCTGCGCGGCCGGCCGATGGTCGATTGGGTGCTCGAACGGCTGCGTCCGCAGGTCGACGAGCTGATCATCAACGCGAACCAGAACGCGGAGCGCTACGCCGCCTTCGGTCACCCGGTATTTGCCGACGACATCGGCGGCTTCGTCGGCCCGCTCGCCGGCCTACACGCGGGCCTTGCGCGCGCCCAGCATCCGCTCGTCGCGACCGCCCCGTGCGATTCGCCGTTCCTGTCGGCCGACCTCGTCGCGCGGCTGCATGCCGGGCTCACTGACGCCGGGGCCGAGCTCGCCGTCGTGCGCACGTTCGACCAGCCGCACCCGGTGTTCTGCCTGTGCCGGCGCGACCTGCTGCCACATCTGGAAAGCTACCTCGCCGGTGGCGGCCGCAAAGTCGATGCGTGGTATGCGACACTGAAAGTTGTCGAAGTGCGCTTCGACGACGACGAAGACGCGTTTCGCAACATCAACACGCGGAGCGAGCTGCACAGCTTCGACCGATGA
- a CDS encoding molybdopterin-dependent oxidoreductase, whose amino-acid sequence MLATQLPYNLIGSADAASPAPQAATATAGDEVVRRTVCTHCSVGCAIDAVVRNGVWVRQEPVFDSPINLGAHCAKGASVREHGHGEHRLKYPMKLVDGKYQKISWDQAINEVGDRLLKIREESGPDAVYWIGSSKHSNEQAYLMRKFVSFFGTNNMDHQARICHSTTVAGVANTWGYGAMTNSYNDMQNARAMLFIGSNAAEAHPVSLLHILHAKETGAKMVVVDPRFTRTAAKADYYARIRSGTDIPFIWGMLYHIFENGWEDREYIRQRVYGLDKVREEVMKWTPDKVQEVTGVPEEQVYTIAEMLAKNKPSTVVWCMGQTQHTVGNGNVRAMCILQLVLGNVGVSGGGTNIFRGHDNVQGATDVGPNPDSLPGYYGLAAGSWQHWCRVWDVDYEWVKGRYASEELMTKSGITVSRWIDGVLENPADIDQPGGNLRAVVYWGHAPNSQTRGAEMVEAMKKLDTLVVIDPYPSATASMAAMVRKDGVYLLPAATQFETSGTATASNRSLQWREKVIEPLFESKPDQTIMYAFAKKFGFGDELVKNIKLVKDKQGWDEPEPEDILREINRGTWTIGYTGQSPERLKLHMQNMHTFDVKTLRANGGPCDGDYFGLPWPCYGNPELKHPGTPNLYDTSKHVMEGGGNFRANFGVEKDGVSLLAEDGSASKGAELQMGYPEFDDVLLKKLGWWDELSDAEKAVAEGRNWKTDLSGGIIRVAMQNHGMHPFGNAKARALVWNFPDPVPLHREPIYSPRPDLVDKYPTHEDKMKFWRLPTLYKTLQDKVRDISKEYPLIMTSGRLVEYEGGGEETRSNPWLAELQQEMFAEVNPKDANDAGFRNGDYIWVESPTKAKLKVRAQVTQRVAPGTVFLPFHFSGWWQGRDMLEYYPEGAAPIVRGEAVNTATTYGYDSVTMMQETKTTLCRVAKA is encoded by the coding sequence GTGCTCGCGACGCAGCTGCCATACAACCTGATCGGCAGCGCCGACGCCGCGAGTCCGGCGCCCCAGGCCGCGACCGCGACCGCGGGCGACGAAGTCGTGCGCCGCACCGTCTGCACGCACTGCTCGGTCGGCTGCGCGATCGACGCCGTCGTCCGCAACGGCGTGTGGGTGCGCCAGGAGCCGGTGTTCGACTCGCCGATCAATCTCGGCGCGCACTGCGCGAAAGGCGCGTCGGTGCGCGAGCACGGCCACGGCGAGCACCGGCTGAAATATCCGATGAAGCTCGTCGACGGCAAATACCAGAAGATCAGCTGGGATCAGGCGATCAACGAGGTCGGCGACCGGCTGCTGAAGATCCGCGAGGAGTCCGGCCCGGACGCGGTGTACTGGATCGGCTCCTCCAAGCACAGCAACGAGCAGGCCTACCTGATGCGCAAGTTCGTGTCCTTCTTCGGCACGAACAACATGGATCACCAGGCGCGCATCTGCCATTCGACCACCGTCGCCGGCGTCGCCAACACCTGGGGCTACGGCGCGATGACGAACTCCTACAACGACATGCAGAACGCGCGGGCGATGCTGTTCATCGGCTCCAACGCGGCCGAAGCGCACCCGGTGTCGCTGCTGCACATCCTGCACGCGAAGGAGACCGGCGCGAAGATGGTCGTCGTCGACCCGCGCTTCACGCGCACCGCGGCGAAAGCGGACTATTACGCGCGCATCCGCTCGGGCACCGACATCCCGTTCATCTGGGGCATGCTGTACCACATTTTCGAGAACGGCTGGGAAGACCGGGAATACATCCGCCAGCGCGTCTACGGCCTCGACAAGGTGCGCGAGGAAGTCATGAAATGGACGCCGGACAAGGTGCAGGAAGTCACCGGCGTCCCGGAGGAGCAGGTCTACACGATCGCCGAGATGCTGGCGAAGAACAAACCTTCGACGGTCGTGTGGTGCATGGGCCAGACGCAGCACACCGTCGGCAACGGCAACGTGCGCGCGATGTGCATCCTGCAGCTCGTGCTCGGCAACGTCGGCGTCTCGGGCGGCGGCACGAACATTTTCCGCGGCCACGACAACGTGCAGGGCGCGACCGACGTCGGCCCGAACCCGGATTCGCTGCCCGGCTACTACGGGCTCGCCGCCGGTTCGTGGCAGCACTGGTGCCGTGTCTGGGATGTCGATTACGAATGGGTCAAGGGGCGCTACGCGTCCGAAGAGCTGATGACGAAGTCGGGCATCACGGTGTCGCGCTGGATCGACGGCGTGCTCGAGAACCCGGCCGACATCGACCAGCCCGGCGGCAACCTGCGCGCGGTCGTCTACTGGGGTCATGCGCCGAACTCGCAGACGCGCGGCGCCGAGATGGTCGAGGCGATGAAGAAACTCGACACGCTCGTCGTCATCGACCCGTATCCGTCGGCGACCGCATCGATGGCCGCGATGGTCAGGAAAGATGGCGTCTATCTGCTGCCCGCGGCGACGCAGTTCGAGACTTCCGGTACCGCGACTGCATCGAACCGCTCGCTGCAGTGGCGCGAGAAAGTCATCGAACCGCTGTTCGAGTCGAAGCCCGACCAGACGATCATGTACGCGTTCGCGAAGAAGTTCGGCTTCGGCGACGAGCTCGTCAAGAACATCAAGCTCGTCAAGGACAAGCAGGGCTGGGACGAGCCCGAGCCCGAGGACATCCTGCGCGAGATCAACCGCGGCACGTGGACGATCGGCTACACCGGCCAGTCGCCCGAACGCCTGAAGCTGCACATGCAGAACATGCACACGTTCGACGTCAAGACTTTGCGCGCGAACGGCGGACCGTGCGACGGCGACTATTTCGGCCTGCCGTGGCCGTGCTACGGCAACCCGGAGTTGAAGCATCCGGGCACGCCGAACCTCTACGACACGTCGAAGCACGTCATGGAAGGCGGCGGCAACTTCCGCGCGAATTTCGGCGTCGAGAAGGATGGCGTGTCGCTGCTCGCCGAAGACGGCTCCGCGTCGAAAGGCGCCGAACTGCAGATGGGTTATCCGGAGTTCGACGACGTGCTGCTGAAGAAGCTCGGCTGGTGGGACGAGCTCAGCGACGCCGAGAAAGCCGTGGCCGAAGGCAGGAACTGGAAGACGGACCTGTCGGGCGGCATCATCCGCGTCGCGATGCAGAACCACGGCATGCACCCGTTCGGCAACGCGAAGGCGCGCGCGCTGGTGTGGAACTTCCCCGACCCGGTGCCGCTGCACCGCGAGCCGATCTACTCGCCGCGCCCGGATCTCGTCGACAAGTACCCGACGCACGAGGACAAGATGAAGTTCTGGCGCCTGCCGACGCTGTACAAGACGCTCCAGGACAAGGTCCGCGACATCTCGAAGGAGTACCCGCTGATCATGACGTCGGGACGCCTCGTCGAATACGAAGGCGGCGGCGAGGAAACGCGCTCGAACCCGTGGCTCGCCGAGCTGCAGCAGGAGATGTTCGCCGAGGTGAACCCGAAGGACGCGAACGACGCGGGTTTCCGCAACGGCGACTACATCTGGGTCGAATCGCCGACGAAGGCAAAGCTCAAGGTGCGCGCGCAGGTGACGCAGCGCGTCGCGCCCGGCACGGTGTTCCTGCCGTTCCACTTCTCCGGCTGGTGGCAGGGCCGCGACATGCTCGAGTACTACCCGGAAGGTGCGGCGCCGATCGTACGCGGCGAAGCGGTCAACACCGCGACGACCTACGGTTACGACTCGGTGACGATGATGCAGGAAACCAAGACGACGCTGTGCCGCGTAGCCAAAGCCTGA
- a CDS encoding formate dehydrogenase accessory sulfurtransferase FdhD, with the protein MSSSSAQATRRPVLSHASRPQTVTIPAHNEAGDVVSTPIAGEYPLTLYVDRREIVTLMTLGAAPEALAIGWLRNQRLVDSLDDIAAVQVDWETDAVAVTTRAGLKDVDERLGSRTVTTGCGQGTVFGGLMDEIDTIRLPAERSLSQATLYALMEAVRHHESVYKQAGAVHGCALAAGEGDGCGILMFVEDVGRHNAVDAIAGRMWLEGLDGSDKIFYTTGRLTSEMVIKTAQMGIPFLVSRSGLTQMGWEIAQRIGLTMIGRAQGRHYLLFTGAERFTR; encoded by the coding sequence ATGAGCAGCTCTTCCGCCCAAGCCACGCGTCGTCCCGTCCTCAGCCATGCCAGCCGGCCGCAGACAGTCACGATCCCGGCGCACAACGAGGCCGGCGACGTCGTGTCGACGCCGATCGCCGGCGAATACCCGTTGACGCTGTATGTCGACCGCCGCGAGATCGTCACGCTGATGACGCTCGGCGCCGCGCCCGAAGCGCTCGCGATCGGCTGGTTGCGCAACCAGCGGCTCGTCGACAGCCTCGACGACATCGCGGCGGTGCAGGTCGACTGGGAAACCGACGCGGTCGCGGTGACGACGCGCGCCGGCCTCAAAGACGTCGACGAACGCCTCGGCAGCCGCACCGTGACGACCGGCTGCGGCCAGGGAACGGTATTCGGCGGCCTGATGGACGAAATCGACACGATCCGCCTGCCGGCCGAGCGCAGCCTGTCGCAGGCGACGCTGTACGCGCTGATGGAAGCGGTGCGCCACCACGAGTCGGTCTACAAGCAGGCGGGCGCCGTGCACGGCTGCGCGCTCGCTGCCGGCGAAGGCGACGGTTGCGGGATCCTGATGTTCGTCGAGGACGTCGGCCGCCACAACGCGGTCGATGCGATCGCCGGCCGCATGTGGCTCGAAGGGCTCGACGGCAGCGACAAGATTTTCTATACGACCGGCCGGCTGACGTCGGAAATGGTCATCAAGACTGCGCAGATGGGCATCCCGTTTCTCGTCTCGCGCTCGGGCCTCACGCAGATGGGCTGGGAGATCGCGCAGCGCATCGGCCTGACGATGATCGGGCGCGCGCAGGGCCGGCATTACCTGCTGTTCACCGGCGCGGAGCGCTTCACGCGATGA
- a CDS encoding DUF3306 domain-containing protein, whose translation MTTTPARFLERWSRLKRRGDGAPASAAGTPDEIAPGGEAAAPVDGSLRAETGEPVRAAARAADAPAAPGAAASLPPIDTLDLEADFTGFLKKEVGEPLRRAALRKLFSDPHFNRMDGLDTYIADYSVADPIPPDVMKRLRQFRTLLADESEEDGRPAARLEPVPHAAAVERDPGAAAGVAADAEGGTGADAVPPISADLPPSAAGGAGASGIAASADTDTDNPRPER comes from the coding sequence ATGACGACGACGCCGGCGCGCTTTCTCGAACGCTGGTCGCGGCTCAAGCGCCGCGGCGACGGCGCGCCCGCGTCGGCCGCCGGCACGCCCGACGAGATCGCGCCGGGCGGGGAAGCCGCAGCGCCGGTCGACGGCAGTCTTCGTGCCGAAACCGGCGAGCCCGTCCGGGCAGCGGCGCGCGCCGCAGATGCGCCAGCCGCGCCGGGCGCCGCAGCGTCGCTGCCGCCGATCGACACGCTCGACCTCGAGGCCGATTTCACCGGCTTCCTGAAGAAGGAAGTCGGCGAGCCGCTGCGCCGCGCGGCACTGCGCAAGCTCTTCAGCGATCCTCACTTCAATCGCATGGACGGCCTCGACACGTATATCGCCGACTATTCGGTTGCCGACCCGATTCCGCCGGACGTGATGAAACGACTGCGCCAGTTCCGCACGCTTCTCGCCGATGAGTCCGAAGAGGACGGGCGGCCCGCCGCACGGCTCGAGCCGGTCCCCCACGCAGCTGCGGTGGAGCGCGACCCGGGTGCCGCAGCCGGCGTTGCGGCCGATGCCGAGGGCGGAACCGGCGCAGACGCTGTGCCGCCCATTTCTGCCGACCTGCCGCCTTCCGCCGCTGGGGGTGCGGGCGCGAGCGGCATCGCCGCAAGCGCGGACACCGACACCGACAACCCCCGCCCCGAGCGCTGA
- a CDS encoding DUF3305 domain-containing protein, which produces MDRFPIAVIIERRRLDNRWADEAWEAVGVVPAFDDQEPGTRQIVAETDRDQFRVGGFALELFRDEAANYFLNLSSPVPKVFVMWRLEGGVARPATVTASYGEAARLLDSGEQVDGVPMSREIADWVGAFVNCHYEPAPRKKIRRNDPLAQDREKP; this is translated from the coding sequence ATGGATCGCTTTCCGATTGCCGTGATCATCGAGCGCCGCCGTCTCGACAACCGCTGGGCCGACGAGGCCTGGGAAGCTGTCGGGGTCGTGCCGGCTTTCGACGATCAGGAGCCGGGGACGCGGCAGATCGTCGCCGAAACCGACCGCGACCAGTTCCGCGTCGGCGGCTTCGCGCTCGAACTGTTCCGCGACGAAGCCGCCAACTATTTCCTCAATCTCAGCTCTCCGGTGCCGAAAGTGTTCGTGATGTGGCGCCTGGAAGGCGGCGTCGCGCGGCCGGCGACGGTCACCGCGAGCTACGGCGAAGCGGCGCGGCTGCTCGACTCCGGCGAGCAGGTCGATGGCGTGCCGATGTCGCGCGAGATCGCCGACTGGGTCGGCGCGTTCGTGAACTGCCACTACGAGCCTGCGCCGCGCAAGAAGATCCGCCGCAATGATCCGCTCGCGCAGGATCGCGAAAAGCCATGA
- a CDS encoding formate dehydrogenase subunit gamma translates to MSTSFMRRDGRGLLLALALSLLALAAPAVRAQAEPGGEQEQRQLREQTRQRGQFQPGEEIRESDQAGQREQGGQREQTRQRERERAGPLNDAPMWRQARSGEEFFTTVRGPEAGVLIQPEGNTWRQLRNGPITQYGSVLLLVVLLALAVFYAVKGMIRLHAAPTGRRIQRFSVFERVVHWGTAITFVLLAVTGLAILFAKHIVAPLLGHDALGVLLVVGKNIHNYVGPVFLVFTVLMILAFARDNLWEASDRVWIRKAGGFITGEHVPSGRFNFGEKAWFWGGVAFLGLIVAGSGLVLDFPNFGQLRATMQWANVIHAIASILLIALSFAHIYLGTIGLEGAYGAMRTGYVDETWAKEHHALWYEDVKAGKPRHS, encoded by the coding sequence ATGAGCACGAGCTTCATGCGGCGCGACGGCCGGGGCCTGCTGCTCGCGCTCGCGCTGTCGCTGCTGGCGCTGGCTGCGCCGGCGGTGCGGGCGCAGGCCGAACCGGGCGGCGAACAGGAACAGCGTCAGCTGCGCGAACAGACGCGTCAGCGCGGACAGTTCCAGCCGGGCGAAGAGATCCGGGAAAGTGATCAGGCCGGGCAGCGCGAACAGGGCGGGCAACGCGAACAGACGCGGCAGCGCGAGCGGGAGCGGGCCGGACCGCTGAACGATGCACCGATGTGGCGCCAGGCGCGCTCGGGCGAAGAATTCTTCACGACGGTGCGCGGCCCGGAGGCCGGCGTGCTGATCCAGCCCGAAGGCAACACCTGGCGTCAGCTGCGCAACGGCCCGATCACGCAGTACGGCAGCGTCCTGCTGCTGGTCGTGCTGCTCGCGCTCGCGGTGTTCTACGCCGTGAAAGGCATGATCAGGCTGCATGCCGCGCCGACCGGGCGCCGCATCCAACGCTTCAGCGTGTTCGAACGCGTCGTCCATTGGGGCACCGCGATCACGTTCGTGCTGCTCGCCGTCACCGGGCTCGCGATCCTGTTCGCGAAGCACATCGTCGCCCCGCTGCTCGGGCACGACGCGCTCGGCGTGCTGCTCGTCGTCGGCAAGAACATCCACAACTACGTCGGGCCGGTGTTCCTCGTGTTCACCGTGCTGATGATCCTCGCTTTCGCCCGCGACAACCTGTGGGAAGCGAGCGACCGCGTGTGGATCCGCAAGGCGGGCGGCTTCATCACCGGCGAACACGTGCCGTCGGGGCGCTTCAATTTCGGCGAGAAAGCGTGGTTCTGGGGCGGCGTCGCGTTTCTCGGCCTGATCGTCGCCGGCTCGGGGCTGGTGCTGGATTTCCCGAACTTCGGCCAGCTCCGCGCGACGATGCAATGGGCGAACGTCATCCATGCGATCGCGTCGATCCTGCTGATCGCGCTGTCGTTCGCCCACATCTACCTCGGCACGATCGGCCTCGAAGGCGCGTACGGGGCGATGAGGACGGGTTACGTCGACGAGACCTGGGCGAAGGAGCACCACGCGCTGTGGTACGAGGACGTGAAAGCCGGCAAGCCGCGCCATTCCTGA
- a CDS encoding molecular chaperone TorD family protein → MNAPQAALLREPEAGTSASPPASAEDAARAEHYALLARLFFAAPDAPLLAALVAAGDVFGGGNLPFARSPFAAAWAELADAARRTDARSVHDEYEALFQGIGRPDVMLYGSFYLAGFLMEEPLADLRDDLAELGLARRGGVTETEDHVAALAEVMRHLVVSGADAAGLARQRAFFVRHLQPWYARLADALAASPRASFYARVGALARAFFDIEREAFAMD, encoded by the coding sequence ATGAACGCACCGCAAGCCGCCCTCCTTCGTGAGCCCGAAGCCGGCACTTCCGCTTCGCCGCCGGCGAGCGCCGAAGACGCCGCTCGCGCCGAGCACTACGCGCTGCTGGCCCGCCTGTTTTTCGCCGCGCCGGATGCGCCGCTGCTCGCCGCGCTCGTCGCGGCCGGCGACGTCTTTGGCGGCGGCAATTTGCCGTTCGCCCGCTCGCCGTTCGCGGCCGCATGGGCGGAGCTCGCGGACGCCGCACGGCGAACCGACGCCCGAAGCGTGCACGACGAATATGAAGCGCTGTTCCAGGGCATCGGCCGGCCGGACGTGATGCTGTACGGCTCGTTCTATCTCGCTGGCTTCCTGATGGAAGAACCACTCGCGGATCTGCGTGACGACCTCGCCGAACTCGGCCTCGCGCGCCGCGGCGGCGTCACCGAGACCGAGGATCACGTCGCCGCGCTCGCCGAAGTGATGCGCCATCTCGTCGTCAGCGGCGCCGATGCCGCGGGTCTCGCGCGCCAGCGCGCGTTTTTCGTGCGCCATCTGCAGCCGTGGTACGCCCGCCTCGCAGATGCGCTTGCGGCGTCGCCGCGCGCGTCTTTCTATGCCCGGGTCGGCGCGCTGGCGCGGGCGTTCTTCGACATCGAGCGCGAAGCTTTCGCGATGGATTAG
- the fdh3B gene encoding formate dehydrogenase FDH3 subunit beta, giving the protein MARMKFLCDAERCIECNGCVTACKNEHEVPWGVNRRRVVTINDGVPGERSMSVACMHCSDAPCIAVCPTNVIYHTEEGVVLHDKDGCIGCGYCFYACPFGAPQFPNGPAALGARGKMDKCTFCAGGPEENHSDAEFEKYGRNRLAQGKLPLCAEMCSTKALLAGDAAELSDIFRERALRRGKGFEAWGWMTAYGKDKEEAK; this is encoded by the coding sequence ATGGCACGCATGAAATTCCTGTGTGACGCCGAGCGCTGCATCGAATGCAACGGCTGCGTCACCGCCTGCAAGAACGAGCACGAAGTGCCGTGGGGCGTCAATCGCCGTCGCGTCGTCACGATCAACGACGGCGTGCCCGGCGAGCGCTCGATGTCGGTCGCATGCATGCACTGCTCGGACGCGCCGTGCATCGCGGTGTGTCCGACGAACGTCATCTATCACACCGAGGAAGGCGTCGTGCTGCACGACAAGGATGGCTGCATCGGCTGCGGCTACTGCTTCTACGCCTGTCCGTTCGGCGCGCCGCAGTTCCCGAACGGCCCGGCGGCGTTGGGCGCACGCGGCAAGATGGACAAATGCACGTTCTGCGCCGGCGGTCCGGAAGAAAACCATTCCGACGCCGAGTTCGAGAAGTACGGCCGCAACCGGCTCGCCCAGGGCAAGTTGCCGCTGTGCGCCGAGATGTGCTCGACGAAAGCGCTGCTCGCCGGCGATGCGGCCGAGCTGTCCGACATCTTCCGCGAACGCGCGCTGCGGCGCGGCAAAGGGTTCGAGGCGTGGGGCTGGATGACCGCGTACGGCAAGGACAAGGAGGAAGCGAAATGA
- the tpx gene encoding thiol peroxidase encodes MSKVTLGGNPIEVAGKFPQPGDTAPPLSLIGADLADVTLDQYAGKRKVLNIVPSLDTPTCATSTRKFNAEAGKLDNTVVLVISGDLPFAAKRFCVAEGLDNVVTLSTLRGREFLNDYGVEIASGPLKGLAARAVVVLDENNRVLHSQLVGEIKDEPDYAAALAALK; translated from the coding sequence ATGAGCAAAGTTACCCTGGGTGGCAATCCGATCGAAGTCGCGGGGAAGTTCCCGCAGCCGGGCGACACCGCGCCGCCGCTGTCGCTGATCGGCGCCGACCTCGCCGATGTCACGCTCGACCAGTACGCCGGCAAGCGCAAGGTGCTGAACATCGTGCCGAGCCTCGACACGCCGACCTGCGCGACGTCCACCCGCAAGTTCAACGCCGAAGCGGGGAAGCTCGACAATACCGTCGTGCTGGTGATTTCGGGCGATCTGCCGTTCGCCGCGAAGCGCTTCTGCGTCGCCGAAGGCCTCGACAACGTCGTCACGCTGTCGACGCTGCGCGGGCGCGAGTTTCTGAACGATTACGGCGTCGAGATCGCGTCGGGACCGCTGAAAGGGCTTGCCGCGCGCGCCGTCGTCGTGCTCGACGAGAACAACCGCGTGCTGCATTCGCAGCTCGTCGGCGAAATCAAGGACGAGCCCGACTATGCTGCGGCGCTCGCCGCGCTGAAGTAA
- a CDS encoding 4Fe-4S binding protein — translation MPIGRRQIKLCDCNRSSMLDATALGSAIGADGPLPVHHELCRREIAAVEAALADGDVLVGCTQEAALFAQLAADSPSRIDFLNLRENAGWSVEAPAATPKMAALLAAALLPEAEPVPGVTLAAGNALLIIGEAGAALGWAERLQSRFDVAVLATGATRDAELPVERRYPVWSGRAVRIAGHLGAFDVAWTQDNPIDLELCVRCNACIRACPETAIGWDYQVDSSRCRSHRSCVAACGTVGAIDFARRDTTRESRFDLVLDLSAVPLIRRVELPQGYAAPGRDPLEQALAAHALADLVGEFEKPRYVALEARLCAHGRSRKRGCSNCLEACAAEAISSAGDIVRVDPYLCQGCGSCSTVCPSGALASQYPRVEDLGMRVRTVLRAFRDAGGEAPCLLFHSAGAGRALIDRLARRGKGLPARVIPLETWSADSIGLELLLGSIALGACQVAVLSAGTRDPGVLRVPAAQGAAILAGLGYAGEHFRVLEADDWAALEAALWDWAPADGVSRPAAFRLPGRKRDALELSIRHLLAVAPQPVAEIALAAGAPFGAVSVSDACTLCMSCVGACPSGALSAATDAMRLGFIEKSCVQCGLCAASCPENAVTLTPRLLLDASGRRIVPLKEAEIFHCIRCAKPMGAKPLIDAMFTRLASHAMFAGEAERQRLHMCGDCRVVDLMYSENGLKAWDMTE, via the coding sequence ATGCCGATAGGCCGCAGGCAGATAAAACTCTGCGATTGCAATCGCAGCTCGATGCTCGACGCGACCGCGCTCGGCAGCGCGATCGGCGCCGACGGGCCGCTCCCGGTTCACCATGAACTGTGCCGGCGCGAGATCGCCGCGGTCGAAGCGGCGCTTGCCGACGGCGATGTACTGGTCGGCTGTACGCAGGAGGCCGCGCTGTTCGCGCAGCTCGCCGCGGACTCCCCGTCCCGCATCGATTTCCTGAACCTGCGCGAAAACGCCGGCTGGTCGGTCGAAGCGCCGGCGGCGACGCCGAAAATGGCCGCGTTGCTCGCCGCGGCGCTGCTGCCCGAAGCCGAGCCGGTCCCCGGCGTCACGCTCGCGGCGGGAAATGCGCTGCTGATCATCGGCGAAGCGGGCGCGGCGCTCGGCTGGGCCGAACGCCTGCAGAGCCGTTTCGACGTTGCGGTGCTCGCGACCGGGGCGACGCGGGACGCCGAACTGCCGGTCGAGCGCCGTTATCCCGTCTGGTCGGGGCGCGCCGTGCGCATCGCGGGGCATCTGGGCGCTTTCGACGTCGCCTGGACGCAGGACAATCCGATCGACCTCGAGCTGTGCGTGCGCTGCAACGCGTGCATCCGCGCCTGTCCCGAAACGGCGATCGGCTGGGACTACCAGGTCGATTCGTCGCGCTGCCGCTCGCACCGCAGCTGTGTCGCGGCGTGCGGCACGGTCGGCGCGATCGACTTCGCGCGCCGCGACACGACGCGCGAAAGCCGCTTCGACCTCGTGCTCGATCTGTCCGCCGTGCCGCTGATCAGGCGCGTCGAGCTGCCGCAGGGCTACGCCGCGCCGGGGCGTGATCCGCTCGAGCAGGCGCTCGCGGCGCACGCGCTCGCCGACCTCGTCGGCGAGTTTGAAAAGCCCCGCTATGTCGCGCTCGAGGCGCGGCTGTGTGCGCACGGGCGTTCGAGGAAGCGCGGCTGTTCGAACTGCCTCGAAGCCTGTGCGGCCGAAGCGATCTCGTCCGCGGGCGATATCGTGCGCGTCGACCCGTATCTGTGCCAGGGCTGCGGCAGCTGTTCGACGGTGTGCCCGAGTGGCGCGCTGGCGTCGCAATATCCGCGCGTCGAAGATCTCGGCATGCGCGTCAGGACCGTGCTCCGGGCGTTTCGCGATGCCGGCGGCGAAGCGCCGTGTCTGCTGTTCCATTCGGCCGGTGCCGGGCGAGCGCTGATCGACCGGCTCGCGCGCCGCGGCAAAGGCCTGCCGGCGCGCGTGATCCCGCTCGAAACCTGGAGCGCCGACTCGATCGGCCTCGAGCTGCTGCTCGGCAGCATCGCGCTCGGCGCCTGTCAGGTTGCGGTGCTCAGCGCCGGCACGCGCGATCCGGGCGTGCTGCGCGTCCCGGCCGCCCAGGGCGCGGCGATCCTCGCCGGGCTCGGCTACGCCGGCGAGCATTTCCGTGTTCTCGAGGCCGACGACTGGGCGGCGCTCGAGGCGGCACTGTGGGACTGGGCGCCCGCAGACGGAGTGAGCCGGCCTGCGGCGTTCCGCCTGCCGGGCCGCAAGCGCGACGCGCTGGAGCTCTCGATCCGGCATTTGCTCGCCGTCGCGCCGCAGCCGGTCGCGGAAATTGCGCTCGCCGCCGGAGCGCCGTTCGGCGCGGTTTCGGTCAGCGACGCCTGCACGCTATGCATGTCCTGCGTCGGCGCCTGCCCGAGCGGTGCGTTGAGCGCGGCCACCGACGCGATGCGGCTCGGCTTCATCGAGAAAAGCTGTGTGCAGTGCGGCCTGTGCGCAGCGTCCTGTCCGGAAAACGCCGTCACCCTCACGCCGCGCCTGCTCCTCGACGCGTCGGGACGGCGCATCGTGCCGCTGAAGGAAGCCGAAATTTTCCATTGCATCCGCTGTGCGAAGCCGATGGGCGCCAAGCCGCTGATCGACGCGATGTTCACGCGCCTCGCGAGCCACGCGATGTTCGCCGGCGAAGCCGAGCGCCAGCGCCTGCACATGTGCGGCGACTGCCGCGTCGTCGATCTGATGTACAGCGAAAACGGCCTTAAAGCCTGGGACATGACCGAATGA